One window of the Dethiosulfovibrio russensis genome contains the following:
- the gcvT gene encoding glycine cleavage system aminomethyltransferase GcvT: MKTPMFQDHVALGGTMVDFGGWDLPVHYAPGIKDEHRNVRTKAGLFDVSHMGEFWITGPDAFPFVQSLVSNDISVMCDGQVQYNMMCYPEGGVVDDLLVYKASNDRFLLVVNASNVDKDFEWVESHLSGDVKAENASPSTAEVALQGPLAQEILQTIVDVDLSEIGFFFFKENVTVAGVKALVSRTGYTGEDGFEVYVDWEEGSKVWNAIMEAGKSFGILPIGLGARDSLRFEACLPLYGHEIDRDISPLEAGLGFFVKLDSSDFIGAEALRKMKSEGLPRKTVALKMVDKGVPRHGYPVSIDGREVGHVTTGGYSPTLEENIALALVEAGSTEVGGKMNVVIRGKDKAAEVVKKPFYRKNYKK; this comes from the coding sequence ATGAAGACTCCAATGTTTCAAGATCACGTCGCATTAGGAGGGACGATGGTCGACTTCGGGGGATGGGATCTGCCGGTGCATTACGCTCCGGGAATAAAAGACGAGCACCGAAACGTCAGGACCAAGGCCGGTCTTTTCGACGTCTCCCATATGGGAGAGTTCTGGATCACCGGTCCCGACGCGTTTCCCTTCGTGCAGAGCCTGGTTTCCAACGATATATCCGTCATGTGCGACGGTCAGGTCCAGTACAACATGATGTGTTACCCTGAGGGAGGAGTGGTCGACGATCTGCTCGTCTATAAGGCATCGAACGACAGGTTCCTGCTGGTGGTCAACGCGTCCAACGTAGACAAGGATTTCGAGTGGGTGGAGTCCCATCTTTCGGGAGACGTCAAGGCCGAGAACGCTTCTCCCTCTACGGCCGAGGTCGCCCTGCAGGGGCCCTTGGCTCAGGAGATCCTTCAGACCATAGTGGACGTCGATCTGTCGGAGATAGGCTTTTTCTTCTTCAAGGAGAACGTCACCGTAGCCGGGGTAAAGGCACTTGTCTCCCGTACTGGTTATACCGGAGAGGACGGTTTCGAGGTCTACGTGGACTGGGAAGAGGGCTCTAAGGTCTGGAACGCCATTATGGAGGCGGGAAAGTCTTTCGGTATATTGCCGATAGGGCTTGGGGCCAGAGACAGCCTGCGTTTCGAGGCCTGTCTCCCTCTTTACGGTCATGAGATAGACAGGGATATTTCCCCTCTGGAGGCCGGACTGGGGTTCTTCGTAAAGCTGGATAGCTCGGATTTCATAGGGGCCGAGGCTCTGAGAAAAATGAAGTCCGAAGGCCTTCCGAGAAAAACCGTCGCACTGAAGATGGTGGATAAAGGGGTTCCCCGCCACGGTTATCCCGTATCGATCGACGGTCGAGAGGTCGGTCACGTTACGACCGGTGGTTATTCTCCTACATTGGAGGAAAACATAGCCCTTGCCCTGGTGGAAGCCGGCTCCACCGAGGTCGGAGGAAAGATGAACGTCGTGATCAGAGGTAAGGATAAGGCGGCGGAAGTCGTCAAGAAGCCTTTTTACAGAAAAAACTATAAAAAGTAG
- the gcvPA gene encoding aminomethyl-transferring glycine dehydrogenase subunit GcvPA translates to MRYIPNTDDQRSEMLRTIGAGSVDDLFSDLPASAVLDGKLDLPEPMSEMGLMKHLNELAGRNVDACSQTCFLGAGVYDHFVPLVVDHIISREEFTTSYTPYQPEISQGTLQAIFEYQSMVCSLTGMEVANASMYDGASSIAEAAFMACASTKRNVVLVARSVHPHGRAVLETYASLRGITVKEIGYSDGTLDMGDLKGNLSDEVAAVIVQSPNFFGSLEDLKALADEAHSVKALFIAVSDLLALSVLEAPGRLGADVVVGDGQSVGNAMNFGGPHFGFFATTQKLMRKMPGRIVGETLDRNGKKCYVLTLQAREQHIRREKASSNICSNHSLNALASAVHMSLMGLSGMKEAASQSLLKAAYGKERLIETGSFRSAFDGPFFREFVVFSDEAPRSINDRLLSEGMIGGYDLSNDYPELENAWLVAVTEKRTKDEIDRFVSVARGE, encoded by the coding sequence ATGAGATATATACCGAATACCGATGACCAACGGTCGGAGATGTTGAGGACCATCGGCGCAGGGTCGGTAGACGATCTCTTCTCCGATCTTCCCGCCTCCGCAGTATTGGACGGAAAGCTCGATCTTCCAGAACCAATGTCGGAGATGGGGTTGATGAAGCATCTCAACGAGCTGGCAGGAAGAAACGTCGACGCCTGTTCCCAAACGTGTTTTCTCGGAGCCGGGGTCTACGATCATTTCGTTCCCCTGGTGGTGGATCACATCATCTCCAGGGAGGAATTCACCACCAGTTACACGCCCTATCAGCCCGAGATCAGCCAGGGGACCCTACAGGCCATATTCGAGTATCAGTCCATGGTTTGCTCTCTCACAGGTATGGAGGTCGCAAATGCCTCCATGTACGACGGGGCCAGTTCGATAGCAGAGGCTGCCTTCATGGCCTGCGCTTCCACCAAGAGGAACGTGGTCTTGGTCGCTCGATCGGTCCATCCTCATGGGAGAGCCGTTCTGGAGACCTATGCCAGTCTCAGAGGGATTACGGTCAAGGAGATCGGCTATTCCGACGGTACTTTGGACATGGGGGATCTCAAAGGTAACCTCTCCGACGAGGTCGCTGCCGTTATAGTCCAGTCCCCCAATTTCTTCGGCTCCCTGGAGGACCTGAAAGCCCTGGCCGACGAGGCCCACAGCGTCAAGGCCCTGTTCATAGCTGTGTCGGATCTTCTGGCTCTGTCGGTCCTTGAAGCTCCCGGCAGGTTGGGTGCCGACGTGGTCGTAGGTGACGGTCAGAGCGTTGGAAACGCAATGAATTTCGGTGGCCCCCATTTCGGATTTTTCGCCACGACTCAGAAACTGATGCGCAAGATGCCCGGGCGAATAGTGGGGGAGACCTTGGACCGCAACGGTAAGAAGTGCTATGTCCTGACCCTTCAGGCCAGAGAACAGCATATCCGTCGAGAGAAGGCATCGTCCAACATATGTTCGAATCACAGCCTGAACGCCCTAGCCTCGGCGGTGCATATGTCCCTTATGGGACTGTCCGGCATGAAAGAGGCGGCGAGCCAGTCTCTTCTTAAGGCTGCCTATGGAAAGGAGAGGCTTATCGAGACCGGATCGTTCCGTTCCGCCTTCGACGGGCCCTTCTTCAGGGAGTTCGTGGTCTTTTCCGATGAGGCTCCCAGGTCGATAAACGACAGGCTCCTCTCTGAGGGTATGATCGGAGGCTACGATCTTTCCAACGACTATCCCGAGCTGGAAAATGCCTGGCTGGTGGCAGTTACGGAAAAACGAACCAAAGACGAGATAGACCGTTTCGTATCGGTAGCGAGGGGGGAGTAG
- the gcvH gene encoding glycine cleavage system protein GcvH: MAEIKAGLKYTKEHEWIKVEGEKGYVGISDYAQNAMGDIVFVELPEVGQDVSAGGDLCVVESVKGANDVYSPASGKIAEINEDLEDSPEKINEDPYGSWIALVELSDLSELDGLMDEEAYRSYCEGLE; the protein is encoded by the coding sequence ATGGCCGAGATCAAAGCGGGACTTAAGTACACCAAGGAGCACGAGTGGATAAAGGTAGAGGGAGAGAAGGGCTACGTAGGCATCTCCGATTACGCTCAAAACGCCATGGGAGATATCGTATTCGTAGAGCTTCCAGAGGTTGGTCAGGATGTGTCGGCCGGAGGAGATCTCTGCGTGGTCGAGTCCGTCAAGGGAGCCAACGACGTCTACTCTCCTGCTTCCGGAAAGATAGCCGAGATCAACGAGGATCTGGAGGACTCGCCGGAGAAGATCAACGAAGATCCCTACGGGAGTTGGATAGCCTTGGTGGAACTGAGTGACCTGTCCGAGTTGGACGGTCTGATGGACGAAGAGGCCTATCGTAGCTATTGCGAAGGGCTGGAGTAG